The following is a genomic window from Amycolatopsis australiensis.
ACTCGCGGGGCGGGAACCGCTCCCGCCGTTCGTCCTCCTTCGCTGACCCGGATGAAGGAATCCCGGCCCGGGACTGGGGGGTGAGGTGGAGGGAAGCGTCCACGGGCCGGGGCTCGGGGGCGGGACCGGTGGTCCCGCGCGGGGGTGGTGCGACCGGCCCGGCGGACCTCGGGGGGTGAGATGGAGGGAAGTGTCCGCCGGGCCGGGGCCGGAGGGGCTACTCCGCGCAGGCCTTGCCGGAGTTGATGCAGTCGACCAGGCGGCCCATGATCTGCTTGCTCATCACGTTCGCGAAGTCGTCGTGGTCGGAGCGCGGGTTGTGCTTCTCCTGGGCGAAAGCGTCCACTTTGTACTCGCCCTTCTGCTGGACGTCCTGCGGGACGTCGTAGACCAGCGTCACCTGCAGCTGCGGCACGTTCTTGAACCCCTTGGGGCACTGGCCCTGCCGGTTGGCGAACACGATGTGCGTGCGGTGGTTCGCGCTGTCGGTGTTCTTGCCGTCCCAGCAGTTCGGGAAGGCGTGGATGCGCTCGACCTTGCTGCCCGCCGGGCAGATCGGGTAGAGATCCGTGAGCCGGTCCTCGAAGCCGGTGCACGTCCAGCTCGGCCGGGCGTTCGCCGGGCCGTTGGTGCTCTGCTTGGCGTCACCGTAGAGGATCTTCAGCCCGAGTGGCATCGCGACGACGTTCTGGGCGCCGCCGCCGATGAACTTCAGCGTCGCCGACTCCGGCTCGATGATCGTGCCGTCGTTGTCGCCGACTTCCTTGTTCGCGCCCTGGATGCCGCCCAGCTCCTGCCGGCCGTTGTTCTGGTTGTCGTTCTGGTTGCCCTGACCGCGCCGGCGATCCTGCCGCTGACCGTTCTGATCCTGGTTCCGGCCGTCCTGCCGCTGCGCGCTCCTGCCCGAGCGGCCACCACCCTGACCTTGGGTGTCGCGCTGGTCCTGGGCGTCCTGGGCGTCCTGCGCGCTCTTGTCCTGCTGGACGTCGCCCGTCTTGCCCTGCTGCTCCTGCTGGGCCTTCTGGTTCCGCTGCTGCTGCTGGGCGTCGTCCGCCCGGTCGATCCGGATGACCGGCCAGAAGTAGGCGGACTTGTCGCCGTTCTTGCAGGTGGTGCCGCCGGCGAGCAGGCTCTTCAGGCTCGAGTCGGCATTGGTGGTCAGGTTGCCGACGTAGTCGTGCAGGTGCTGAGCGCCGTTCTTGATCCCCGGCTGGGCGATGAAGTTGTCGGGGTTCTGGTGCGCGCCGTCCGCGTCGGTTCCACAGTCGACGGTGAAGGAACCCTGGGCGCCCTTCTTCTGCAAGGCCGCGTTCACGTTGTTGCCCGCCGGGACCTTGCTGATGTCGATGAAGAACGACGGGTCCGCGGGGTCCGCGCTGGCCTCGCCCGTGCGGCCCGTGGTGACCGCGACGGCGAGTGCGCCGACGGCGATCGCCAGGCCGATCGCGCCCATCGCGATCTTGGTTCGGCGGGCGACGCGATGCTTGCCCGTCACGGGGGACCGAGAATGGTTCCGGGCCATAGACTAGTTCACCTCGTTCGTTTTTCCGGGCACGCCGAACACCGCGGCGGCCCGGGCAAGAACTACCGTCAATTGAGGTCGAGATCGCGCGGAACCCGAGGGGGATGCAGGTGGTTCCGGCTGTCGGGACGCATCGGGGGATGCATTGGGGGATACGGACACGGGCACCCCGAGGTTCAAAAGCGACCGGCCCGTTATCTGTTCGTTATCATCCGGCACGCAACCCGGCAGCATTTCCCGAGGTCACGGCGTTCCGGCCGGAAAAAGGAATGCGGAATTCAGCGCTGGACGGTGACGAGGACCGTGCCGTCGTCCCCGCGGACCTCGAACCGGGCGATCTGGTCCACGGCCATCGAGATGGAACCCTGCAGCCGCAACGGTTCGGGTGAGCCGGGGATGCCGAACCCCTTGGGCGGCACCGACCAGCCGGACACGACGCGCTCGTCGTTCGCGGTGGAGATCGCGATCAGCTGGCACTTGAGCGGCCCGACGATCCCGCGCAGCTCCAGCTCGACCTTGCTCCCCCACTCCACCGGGGAGACGGTCACCAGCGCGCTCACCGCGGACCCGCCGCTGCCGCGGCCGTAGGTCTGGCCGCCGCCGGGCTGTCCCGGCGCGCCGGCGGACGGCGGCGCGGTGGACGTCGCGGGGACGCTGGTCGCCGGCGCGGGCCGGTTGGGCGCGGAGAGGGACACGGGCGGGACGGCGTCGGCGGGCCGGACGGCGAGGGTCACCAGCGGGCCGGCCACGACGAGCGCGGCGGCCGCGGCGGCGGCGAGGATGCCGAGCCGCTTGCGGCGGCGCCGCTTCACGGCGGCCTCTTCCATCAGGCCGCGCAGCACCCGCGGCCCCGGCGCCAGCGTGCGCGGGCTCGGCGCGGGCATCGGGGGCTCCGGCCAGCTGCGCTTGACCAGGTCGAGCACGTCCGGCAGCTGGTAGAGCTCGATCAGGTCGAGCTGGCAGTGCGGGCAGTTCATCAGGTGGGCTTCGAACTGGGTGCTCTCGGCCTCGCTGAGGACGCCGAGCACGTACGCGGCGACATCGGTGTGTGCGGACCCGGCCACCCTCAGCTCACCCCCGCTCGCGCAGGGCCCGGCGCAGCGCGCGGACGGCGTGGTGGATGCGGGACTTGATGGTTCCGGGGGGCACGCCGAGGGTCGCCGCGACCTCGTTCACGGTCCGATCGCGCAGGTAGGTCTGCTGGATCGCTTCCCGCTGCTCGGGCGAAAGGCCCTGCAGCGCCTCGTAAACGATCATCGCGGCGAGCGTCCGGTCCGATTCGTCGGACACCGCGATCGCGTCGGATTCGATCTCCTCGAGCTCCTGGGGGCGGACACTGCGGCTGCGCCAGCCGTCGATGACGATACGCCGGGCCACGGTGAACAGCCAGGCACGCAGCATCTCGGGCCGGCGGTCGAGCTTGTCGGCGTTCCGCCACGCCTTGATCAGGGTCTCCTGCACGACGTCCTCGGCCCACTGCCGGTCGTGGCCGGTCAGCCGCAGCGCGAACGCCATGAGGGACCCGCCGAACTCCTGGTAGAGCGCCTTCGCCAGATCATCGGAGGCGTCGCCGGTCCCGGCTACGGCTTCCTGGTGATCTTCGACGGGTCTCAGCGCGCGAGTGTGCCGTCCCACGCGGGACATCCTGGTGTGCGCGGGGCCCGGCGTCCAGTACCAAACTTTTTTGAACCGTTTCCGGATCGTGTCCGTATCCCCTACCGAAGACCCCGACCAGGCGTTGTCCCCCGCAACGCTCCGCATCCACTCCGGACCGAATGTCCACTGTGGATCCTTCGCGCGCTTTTCCGCCGCACCCCAGGCAACTGCGCGTAGTCATGCCCACGGAGGAGCAGTGATCCGCATTCCCCGACCGGTGGCCCGTGCCGCCGTGTGCCTCAGCGCACTCGCCCTGCTCACCGCCTGCACCGCCGGCGCGGCGACCACCTCCGGCGGTGGTTACGGCGCCGGGATGCAGATGCCGGGCATGCGGGCACCGCTGACGATCGCGATGCCGCAGCCCATCACCGCGAACCCGAACGACCCGCTGAAAAGCCAGCTCAGGGCGGCGAAGACGTTCGACCTCGGCCTCATGCTCGTCGACGGGACCGGGTACACGATCTACCGCTACGACCGGGACAGCACCGACCCGTCCCGGTCGAACTGCACCGACGCCTGCGCCACCAAGTGGATCCCGGTCAAGGCCGGCGGGAACCCGGCGCCGATCGACGTCGACCGGTCGCTGATCGGGCAGATCACCCGCGACGACGGCACCCAGCAGCTCACCCTCGCCGGGTGGCCGCTGTACCACTTCACCGGCGACAGCGAACCGGCCGACACGTCCGGCCAGGGCGTCGACCAGGCGTGGTACCCGATCGCGCCGGACGGCAAGAAGATCACGTTGACCCAGGACCAGTGGAGGGAAAATGCTTTCGGCCTCTGAGCTCGCCGGGCTGGAGCTCACCCCGCCGTCCCCGCTCCGGCGGTCCCGTCCGCTGGTGCGGGTCCTGTTCGTGCTGATCGCGGTGCTGACGCTGCTGGCGTCGGCGGCCGCGACCTCGACCGCGCAGACCACCGCGGTGTCGGACACCGACGCGGTGCTGCTGACCAAGGTCCGCCAGGCCGGTCTCTGGGAGATGCCGTCCGGGATGATGGCCATGCAGAAAGGCAGCCCGAAGGTCCAGGCGGTCGGCTTCGCGATCATGATGGACCACGGGCGGCTCGACGTGGCGACCCGCGCGCTGTCGGCGAAGCTGAACTCGCCGGTGCCCGACCAGCCTTCCGAAGAGCAGCGCGGCTGGCTCGCCGAAGAGATGGCCGCCGCGCCCGGCCCGGCGTTCGACAGCGTCTTCGCCAACCGGCTGCGCGCCGCGCACGGCCAGGTGTTCGCCATCCTCGCGCAGCTGCGCGCCGGGACCCGCAACGACGACGTCCGGGCGTTCGCGACCGTCGGCAACCAGGCCGTGATGCGGCACATGACGATGCTCGAGAGCACCGGGATGGTCGACTACACCGCGCTGCCCACCCCGGCCGTCTCGACCACGGCCGCGCCCGTCGGCGCGCCGCTCGGCCTCGATCCGTCCCAGATCGCCGTGGTGGCGGCGCTGTTCCTGCTGGTCGGCGGCGGCCTGTTCTACGTGCTGCGTCAGATCAAGGGCAACCGTGGCCGCGCCAGGGCGTCCCGCCGGCCGGCCACCGTGAGAACCGGGGGTACCCATGGTTGAGACCTGGCACGACGTGACGCTGGTGCTCACCCAGCAGTTCCAGCCGAAGACCGACCCGGCGGCCCGCGGGCTGGCGGCCTTCGCCGCCCGCGCGTCCTACGCGGCGATGATGCTGACGCTCACCTGGGGCGTGCTCACCGCCACCGGCTGGGTGCGCTCGGTCACCGGCCGCAAGGCGCTGCGCAGCGCGCACATGGTGCTGGCGACCGGGACGCTGATCTTCGGCGGCATCCACGCGCTGGGCTTCTTCTACCTGACGATCCAGCCCTACAGCCTGCAGTACCTGTTCCTCCCGTTCCTGGGCGGCCAGGAGACCCGCCACATCGCGGGCATCGTCGGGTTCGAGGTCATGCTGGCCATCGCGCTCACCGCGGGCCTGCAGCGGTTCACCTCCTACCGGCGCTGGCTGTGGCTGCACCGGTGCGCCTACCCGGCGGTCGCCTTGACCGCGTTGCACGCGTGGTTCGGCGCGATCGCCAACGGCCACCTCGCGACCGTCTGGCTGGGCGGCATCACGCTGCTCGTGCCCGCCGTGACCGTGTCGCTGCTGCGGTTCATGCCCGCGCGCACCCTCGAACGCATCGGACTCGTGGAAGAGCAGGTGGCCTGATGCCCCTCCGGTTTCCCGGCGGCGGACCCCGGATCAGCGTCGACAACGACCGGTGCGAGCTCTACGGCATCTGCGCCATGGAGGCCCCGGACGTGTTCGACCTCGGTCAGGACGGCCGCCTGCGCTTCCGCAAGCGGCTGCTGGACGAAGACACCTTGGAACAGGCGAAGATGGCCGCCCGCTGCTGCCCGATGCAGGCGGTCGTGGTGAGAGGGGACCTCGATGGCTGACGGCGACCGGATCGTCATCGTCGGCGCGGGCGTCGCCGGGCTGCGTGCCGCGGAACGCCTGCGGGAACTGAACTTCGACGGCGAGATCGTGCTGATCGGCGACGAGGCGCGGCGCCCGTACCACCGGCCGATGATCTCGAAGGCCCTCGTGATGGGCACCGAGCGGCCCAGCGACGTCGGGCTCGACCACTACCTGCCCGACCTCGACGTGCACTGGCGGCTCGGCGCGCGGGTCACCCACCTCGACACCGTCGAGCGGGTCGTGCACCTGCCCGGCGGCGAATCCCTGTGGTACGACGGCCTGATCGCCGCGACCGGCGTCTACCCGCGGCACCTGCCCGGGGCGCCGCGGCACGACCCGCGGGTGCGGATCCTGCGCACGGTGGAGGACTCGATGGCCGTGCGGCGCTGCCTGCACGCCAGCAAGAAGCCGGCCGTCGTGATCGGCGCCGGCCTGATCGGCAACGAGTTCGCCGCCAGCATGCGGCACATCGGCCGGGACGTCACCCTGGTCGGGCACGCGAAGGCGCCGCTGCACCGCTTCGGCGACCGCGTCTCGAGCGGCATCGTCGAGGCGCACCACGAGCACCGCGCGAAGCTGGCGATGAAGAGCGAAGTGCGGCACTGGATCAGCACGAAGGACACCGTCGGGCTGCACCTGACGAACAACCAGCTGCTGGTCGCCAGCGTCGTCGTGCTCGCCATCGGCAGCGTCCCGTCGGTCGACTGGATGCGCGGCTCCGGCCTGGACATCAGCGACGGCGTGCTGTGCGACGCGAAGCTGTTCGCCGAGGGCGCCTCCGACGTCGTCGTCGCCGGCGACATCGCCCGCTGGCCGAACCTGCGTTTCGACGAGACCCCGCGGCGGGTCGAGCACTGGATCAACGCCGTCGAGTCGGCGCGGCACGCGGCGGAGAACCTGCTGCTGGGGCACTCGAGCGCACGGCCGTTCACCCCGCTCCCCCGCGCCTGGTCGACGCTGTACGACACGCGGCTGCAGATGTGCGGGATGCCGTCGCTGGCGGAGGACACCGTGTCGCTCGCCGACGGCATCACCGGGTTCGTGCGGGACGGGCGGCTCGTCGGGATCTCGTCGTGGGACAAGCCGCGGGCGATGCTCGACTGGATGGCCGAGCTGGACCGGCGGCTGCCCGCGCCCGACTACGTGCCCGAGCCGGAGCCCGCGCCCGAGGTGCCCGCGGTGGCGCCGTCGCTCGCCGGGCTCGCGGCCGACGTGCCGCCGGAGTTCGACAGCGGCTTCGACGAGCAGGCGTTCGAGCGCGAGTTCGCGAGCGAGTTCGCCAACGACATCCCCACCACGGCGTTCCCCGCCCAGGCGCTGCCCACCACGGCGTTCGCGGCGCAGCCCGCCGCGGCGCTGCCGACCATGGCCATCCCGATGGGGCGGTAGAGCCGGGACGTGGCTGCGCGCGGCGGCCACCGTCCCTTCGCCGGTCACCACACCCCCTCCGCGGCTGGGTGGTGTGGTGGCCGGCCCCAGCGTCCCCATGCCCGCCTCGCGTCCGGACCGGACCGGACGCCCGGCGGGCCGGAGGAGGGCCGTCCCGGGAACCCGACACCCCGCCGACGGCCTTCTTCCGGCGCACCGGGCGGGGGCCCGGGGCCGGGCGCCGCGGCGGGTTCCCGCCCGCGGCGAGCAGGTCCGTGCCGGTCTTCCCGGGGGAAGGGTATGCCGCCGGGAAGACCGGCACGGGCGCTTCAGCTCCGGTGCCGCCACGCGTCCGCCGCCACCAGCGCACCGAGGACCAGCACCGCCACCCCGACCGCCCGCAGCCCGGCGTCCGCCCCCGCGACGAACGCCGAGACGACCTCGGGCGCGTGGCTCGTGCGGGCGAGGGCCTCGGCGACCGTGTGCGCGCCCCGCGCGTCCGGCGGCAGCGCGGCGGCGAACCGGGCGGTCAGCACCGTGCCGATCACGGCGACGCCGAGCGCGCTGCCGAACTCGCGGGTGGTGGCCTGCAGCCCGGTGGCGACCCCGGCCTGCGCCGGCGGCAGCGAACCGGCGATGACGCCCGAGAGCGCCGGCAGCGCCAGCGTCACGCCGATCCCGGTCACCACCAGCCACGCCGCATAGCCGGCGTACGGCGTCTGAGTGTCGCTTGTGGACAGTCCGAGCAGGCCGCCGCCGACGAACGCGAAGGCGAGGACCACCGTGGCGGTCAGGCCGGCCCGGCGGGTGAGCAGGCCGGCGTGGCGGCCGCCGAGCACGATCGGGACGGTCAGCGGGATGATCCCGAGCCCGGTGCCCAGCACGCCGAATCCCTTGGCGTACTGGAGGAACGACGCGTTGACGTAGAACAGCGCGAACATGCCGAAGAAGATCGTGGTCATGCCGAGGCAGGCGCTGCGCAGGCCCGCGATCCGGAACAGCCGCGGGTCCAGCAGCGGATGCCGGGCCTTCAGCTCCCGCAGCGTCCAGGCGGCGAAGAGCACGGCGGCGCCGGCGAACCCGGTCACCACGACCGGGCTGCCCCACCCGGCCTCCGGGCCCTGGACGATCCCCACCAGCAACGCGACCGACGCGGCGATCAGCAGGATCGCGGCGAAGGGGTCGAGACGGCGGTCGTGGCGCGACGACACCGGGACCAGACGGGCCACCAGCGCGGCCGCGGTGAGCGCGATCGGCACGGCGACGGCGAACAGCGAGCGCCACGAACCGGAAGCCAGCACCAGCCCGCCGCCGGCGTTGCCGGCCACGCCGCCGATGCCGGTCATCGACGCCCAGGTGGCGATGGTGGCGGGCCGGCGTCGCGCCGGCACGGCGTGCAGCAGCACCGCGAGCGAGTTGGGCAGCACCGCGGCGGCGCCGGCGCCGGTGACCGCGCGGCCGGCGAGCAGGAGGACGACGTCCGGGGCCACCGCCGACAACAGCGTGCCCGCCGCGAAGAGCCCGAGCCCGGCGAGCAGGACGCCCTTGCGGCCGAACCGGTCGCCCGCCGCGCCGCCGGGGATCACCAGGCAGGCGAACACGATCACGTAGGTGTCGACGATCCAGACCAGCGAGGACGCGGACGGGTGCAGGTCGCTCGCGGCGAGCATCGGGACGGCGAGGTTGATCGCCGCGACCATGCCGACCACCAGGACGACGCAGGCGCACATCAGCGTCAGCAGGCCACGTTCCTTGGAGTGCATGACCCGACGCTAGGAACCGGCCGGGATATCGCGCCACGCAACTTCGGCAAGGCTGTTTTGCGTACGATGCAACCATGCCGGACCAGCTCGACCTCAACCTGCTGCGGGTCTTCGACGCGCTGCTGCGGGAAGGGAGCGTCACGGCGGCGGCCGAGCGCCTCCACCTGTCCATCCCGGCGACCAGCCGGGCGCTGGGCCGGCTGCGGCGGGCGATGGGCGACCCGATCCTGGTGCGCGCCGGGCGCGGGATGGCGCCCACGCCGTTCGCGCTGCGGACCGCGCCGCGGGTGCGGTCGCTGCTGGAGGAGGCGGCGTCGCTGGTCAACGTGGACTTCTCGGTGGCGCGTCTCGAACGCGCGTTCACCATCCGCATCAACGACGGCGTGGCGGCGACCCTGGCCGCGGCGGCGGTCGAAGCCACGGCGGCGGCCGCGCCGGGCGTGACGCTGCGCTTCGTCCCGGAAGGCACCGAGAGCGCCGAGGCCCTGCGCGACGGCTCGGTGGACCTCGACATCGGCGCGGGCGAGGTGGCGGCACCGGACATCCGGACGGCGGTGCTCTACCGCGAGCGGCTGGTCGGCGTGGTCCGCGCCGGCAGCCCGCTGGGCCGCCGTCCGACGTTGGCCCAGCTGTGCGAGCACCCGCACGTCTCGGCGTCCCGCCGGGGCCGGGCACGCGGGCCACTCGACGACGTGCTGGCCGCGGCCGGGCTCCGGCGGCACGTCGCGGCCGTGGTGCCGACGTCGGCCGCGGCGCTGCTGCTGGTCGCGTCGAGCGGGCACGTCGGACTGGTCCCCGAGCGGCTCGCCGAGCGGCACGGCCCGGCGCTGGGCCTGCGCCGGTTCGCGGTCCCGGCGGCCCTGCCGGAGGTGGTGGTCCGGCTGTCCTGGCACGTCCGGCTCGACACGGACCCGGCCCAGCGCTGGCTGCGCGACACGCTGCGCGACGCCGCCCGCTGACCGTGGCACCTCCGATCACTCGCGGCGCGGACGCGGTCCGCTGTGGCACGATTCATGCGTGACCAGCACCGCCGCCACGGCCCAGTACCTGCGCGACCTCGCGCTGCTGCGCCGGGTCCGCGACCGGATCGACCGGGAGTACGCGCAGCCGCTCGACGTCGAGGCGCTCGCGCGGGGGGTCAACATGTCCGCCGGGCACCTCAGCAGGCAGTTCCGCCGGGCTTACGGTGAGTCACCGTACTCGTACCTGATGACGCGGCGCATCGAACGGGCGATGGCCCTGCTGCGCACGGGCGAGCTGAGCGTCACGGAGGTCTGCTTCACCGTCGGGTTCTCGTCGCTGGGCACCTTCAGCACCCGGTTCGCCGAGCTGGTCGGCATGCCCCCGAGCGTCTACCGCGAGCAGCAGGCCGAGGCGACCGTCGGCATGCCGCCGTGCGTGGCCAAGCAGGTCACCAGACCGATCAGGAATCGAGAAGCGCGACCGCAGGCGCACACATAGTGTGACCGGCATGGACGTCACGATTCACGCGAGCTTCCTCCCGCACACCGACCCGGAAGCGTCGCTCGCCTTCTACCGCGACCTGCTCGGCTTCGAGGTGCGCCAGAACGTCAAGTACGGCGAGATGAGCTGGATCACCGTCGGCCCGCCGAACCAGCCCGACACGGCCATCGTGCTGACGCCGGTGGCCGCGACGCCCGGCATCACCGACGACGAGCGCCGCACCATCAGCGAGATGATGGCCAAGGGCACCTACGCCGGGATCAACCTCGCCACCAAGGACCTCGACGCGCTGTTCGCGAAGCTGGAGGCGGGCAACGCGGAGGTCGTCCAGGAGCCGACCGAGCAGCCCTACGGGGTCCGCGACTGCTCCTTCCGCGACCCCGCCGGCAACCTGCTGCGCATCCAGGAGCTGCGCTGAGCGAGGTCGCGGCCCGCTCGTACCGCCAGGTGCTGCGCGACCGGCGGGTGGCCGGGCTGCTGCTGGGGGACCTGCTGGCCAACGCCGGCACCGGCATGATCATCGTGGCCATGCCCGTGCAGACACTGGCGCTGCACGGGCCCGTGCCGAACGCCGTCGCGATCGGGCTGGTCGAGGCCGCGCCCTTCGTGCTCTCGACCGTCCTCGCGCTGGCCATCGGCCTGGGCCGGGTGCGGGTGCCGCCGCGCACCCTGCTCCTCGCCGACTGCGTCCTGCGGTCGCTGACCTTCGCCGCGCTGGGGGCGCTGGCGGTCACCGGGCGCCTCACGCTGCCCGTCCTGATCGCCGGGCTGCTCTTCGGCGCGACGTTCCGGCTCGCCGGGTCCAGCAGCCGCCGCCTGCTGGCGACGTCGGCCGCGGGCGAGGACGGCCGGTTCCCGGTCAACGGCCTGCTCGGGCTCAACACCACGTTCGCGCTGTACATCGCCGGGCCGGTGCTGGGCGGGCTGGTCGTCGCGACGGCGGGCGCGGGTTACGCGCTGTTCTGCGACGCGGCCGGCGCGCTGATCCTGCTGGGAGCCACGCTTTCGAGTGTTCCCCGGGCCGCCGCGGACCGCGACGCGCTGCGCGAGCCCCCGGCGTCCGGCTGGCGGATCCTGCGCCGCCGCCCGGTGGCCGCCCGGCTGCTCGTGGTCGAGTTCTTCTTCAACTTCCTGTACATGCCCATCGAAGTGGCGCTCCCGCTGTACGTCAGCGGGACCCTGCACGCGGGCGCGTCGGGACTGGGCCTGCTGTGGGGTGCGCTCGGCGCCGGAGCGTTCCTCGGCTCGGCCATGGTGAACCAGCTGCGGCACCTGCCGCAGCGGCCGCTGCTGGTCGCGATCATCGGCCTGTGGGCGTTGTGCCCGATCGCGCTCGCGGCCGTCGGCGACCTCACCGCCGCGCTGGTCGTCTTCGGCCTGGGCGGCCTGGTGTACGCGCCGTTCACGCCCGTCGCCTACAGCTTCCTGCAGTCCGGGCTCGCCCCCGCCGAACAGCAGCAGGTCGTCACGCTGTGGACGACCGGCTCGACGGTGGCCGCGCCGCTGGGCCTTGCCCTCGGCGGTCCGCTGATCGAGCTGGCCGGCAGCACCGGCGGGCTCGTCCTGTCCGGCGTGCTGACCCTGCTGCTGCTCCCGATCGCCGCCCGCGCGGTGCTCGAGCGCACACCGAAAGGGGAACCGACATGTGCCTCAGCCTGAAGGTCGCCGCGCACGAGCACTTCCGCGAACTGGTGCTGCTGCGCCGCGTCCGTGACCGCGTCGACCGCGAACCGACCCTCGACATCGAGGCGCTCGCCCGCGGCGCCGGCATGACGGCCGCGCAGCTCGTCCACCGGTTCCGCCAGGCCTACGGCCAGACCCCGCACGCCTACCAGCGTGCCGCCCACGCGGTCCGGGACGGCCGCACCCCCACCTTCGACCGAGTGCTGGAGACCCGATGACGACGAGAAAGCCCTCGCGGCACGCCGCCGACAGCCACGACCTGATCCGCGTCCACGGCGCGCGCGTCAACAACCTGAAGGACGTCAGCGTCGAGCTGCCGAAGCGGCGCCTGACGGTGTTCACCGGCGTGTCCGGCTCGGGCAAGAGCTCACTGGTGTTCAGCACGATCGCCGCGGAGTCGCAGCGGCTGATCAACGAGACCTACAGCACGTTCGTGCAGGGGTTCATGCCGACGCTGGCGCGGCCGGACGTCGACGTCCTCGACGGGATCACCACGGCGATCATCGTCGACCAGGAGCGGATGGGTGCCAACGTGCACTCCACCGTCGGCACCGCCACCGACGCGAACGCGATGCTGCGCATCCTCTTCAGCCGGCTCGGGCAGCCGCACATCGGTTCGCCGCAGGCGTTTTCGTTCAACGTCGCCTCGATCAGCGGCGCCGGCGCGGTGACGATCGAAAAGGGCGGCCGGCAGATCAAGGAACGCCGCAGCTTCAGCATCACCGGCGGCATGTGCCCGCGCTGCGAGGGCCGCGGCCGCGTCGAGGACATCGACCTAACCGCGCTCTTCGACGAGAACAAGTCGCTCAACGAAGGCGCGATCACGATCCCGGGCTACAGCATGGAGGGCTGGTACGGCCGCATCTTCCGCGGCTGCGGCTTCTTCGACCCCGACAAGCCGATCAAGAGGTACACCAAGAAGCAGTTCAACGACCTGGTGTACAAGGAGCCGACCAAGATCAAGGTCGACGGCATCAACCTGACCTATTCGGGCCTGGTGCCGGCGATCCAGCGGTCGATGCTGTCCAAGGACGTCGACTCGCTGCAGCCGCACATCCGCGCGTTCGTCGAGCGGGCCGTCACCTTCACGACGTGCCCCGGCTGCGACGGCACGCGGCTGTCCGCGGAGGCCCGCTCGTCGAAGATCGACGGGATCAGCATCGCCGACGCGTGCGCGATGCAGATCAGCGACCTCGCCGCCTGGGTGGGGAAGCTGGCCGAGCCGTCGGTCGCGCCGCTGCTGGAAGCGCTCAAGCGCACGCTCGACTCGTTCGTCGAGATCGGGCTCGGCTACCTTTCGCTCGACCGTCCGTCCGGGACGCTCTCCGGCGGGGAAGCCCAGCGCACCAAGATGATCCGCCACCTCGGCTCGTCGCTCACCGACGTCACCTACGTCTTCGACGAGCCGACGATCGGCCTGCACCCGCACGACATCCGGCGCATGAACGAGCTGCTGCTGCAGCTGCGCGACAAGGGCAACACGGTGCTGGTCGTCGAGCACAAGCCGGAAGCCATCGCGATCGCCGACCACGTCGTCGACCTCGGCCCGCGCGCCGGCGCCGAAGGCGGCGAGGTCGTCTTCGAGGGTACT
Proteins encoded in this region:
- a CDS encoding VOC family protein encodes the protein MDVTIHASFLPHTDPEASLAFYRDLLGFEVRQNVKYGEMSWITVGPPNQPDTAIVLTPVAATPGITDDERRTISEMMAKGTYAGINLATKDLDALFAKLEAGNAEVVQEPTEQPYGVRDCSFRDPAGNLLRIQELR
- a CDS encoding helix-turn-helix transcriptional regulator, which codes for MTSTAATAQYLRDLALLRRVRDRIDREYAQPLDVEALARGVNMSAGHLSRQFRRAYGESPYSYLMTRRIERAMALLRTGELSVTEVCFTVGFSSLGTFSTRFAELVGMPPSVYREQQAEATVGMPPCVAKQVTRPIRNREARPQAHT
- a CDS encoding MFS transporter encodes the protein MLRDRRVAGLLLGDLLANAGTGMIIVAMPVQTLALHGPVPNAVAIGLVEAAPFVLSTVLALAIGLGRVRVPPRTLLLADCVLRSLTFAALGALAVTGRLTLPVLIAGLLFGATFRLAGSSSRRLLATSAAGEDGRFPVNGLLGLNTTFALYIAGPVLGGLVVATAGAGYALFCDAAGALILLGATLSSVPRAAADRDALREPPASGWRILRRRPVAARLLVVEFFFNFLYMPIEVALPLYVSGTLHAGASGLGLLWGALGAGAFLGSAMVNQLRHLPQRPLLVAIIGLWALCPIALAAVGDLTAALVVFGLGGLVYAPFTPVAYSFLQSGLAPAEQQQVVTLWTTGSTVAAPLGLALGGPLIELAGSTGGLVLSGVLTLLLLPIAARAVLERTPKGEPTCASA
- a CDS encoding ATP-binding cassette domain-containing protein; this translates as MTTRKPSRHAADSHDLIRVHGARVNNLKDVSVELPKRRLTVFTGVSGSGKSSLVFSTIAAESQRLINETYSTFVQGFMPTLARPDVDVLDGITTAIIVDQERMGANVHSTVGTATDANAMLRILFSRLGQPHIGSPQAFSFNVASISGAGAVTIEKGGRQIKERRSFSITGGMCPRCEGRGRVEDIDLTALFDENKSLNEGAITIPGYSMEGWYGRIFRGCGFFDPDKPIKRYTKKQFNDLVYKEPTKIKVDGINLTYSGLVPAIQRSMLSKDVDSLQPHIRAFVERAVTFTTCPGCDGTRLSAEARSSKIDGISIADACAMQISDLAAWVGKLAEPSVAPLLEALKRTLDSFVEIGLGYLSLDRPSGTLSGGEAQRTKMIRHLGSSLTDVTYVFDEPTIGLHPHDIRRMNELLLQLRDKGNTVLVVEHKPEAIAIADHVVDLGPRAGAEGGEVVFEGTVDGLRKSGTLTGRHLDDRASLKESVRSRSGVLQVRGASTHNLQDVDVDIPLGVLVVVTGVAGSGKSSLIHGSVSGREGVVTVDQTAIRGSRRSNPATYTGLLEPIRKAFAKANGVKPALFSANSEGACPNCNGAGVVYTDLGIMAGTATPCEVCEGKRFMAEVLEYTFGGRDISEVLGMSVAEALEFFAGGDAALPAAHRILTHLSDVGLGYLTLGQPLTTLSGGERQRIKLATHMAEQGGVYVLDEPTAGLHLADVEQLLGLLDRLVESGKSVIVIEHHQAVMAHADWIIDLGPGAGHDGGRIVFEGTPSELVRSRKTLTGEHLAEYVGA
- a CDS encoding MFS transporter encodes the protein MCACVVLVVGMVAAINLAVPMLAASDLHPSASSLVWIVDTYVIVFACLVIPGGAAGDRFGRKGVLLAGLGLFAAGTLLSAVAPDVVLLLAGRAVTGAGAAAVLPNSLAVLLHAVPARRRPATIATWASMTGIGGVAGNAGGGLVLASGSWRSLFAVAVPIALTAAALVARLVPVSSRHDRRLDPFAAILLIAASVALLVGIVQGPEAGWGSPVVVTGFAGAAVLFAAWTLRELKARHPLLDPRLFRIAGLRSACLGMTTIFFGMFALFYVNASFLQYAKGFGVLGTGLGIIPLTVPIVLGGRHAGLLTRRAGLTATVVLAFAFVGGGLLGLSTSDTQTPYAGYAAWLVVTGIGVTLALPALSGVIAGSLPPAQAGVATGLQATTREFGSALGVAVIGTVLTARFAAALPPDARGAHTVAEALARTSHAPEVVSAFVAGADAGLRAVGVAVLVLGALVAADAWRHRS
- a CDS encoding LysR family transcriptional regulator; amino-acid sequence: MPDQLDLNLLRVFDALLREGSVTAAAERLHLSIPATSRALGRLRRAMGDPILVRAGRGMAPTPFALRTAPRVRSLLEEAASLVNVDFSVARLERAFTIRINDGVAATLAAAAVEATAAAAPGVTLRFVPEGTESAEALRDGSVDLDIGAGEVAAPDIRTAVLYRERLVGVVRAGSPLGRRPTLAQLCEHPHVSASRRGRARGPLDDVLAAAGLRRHVAAVVPTSAAALLLVASSGHVGLVPERLAERHGPALGLRRFAVPAALPEVVVRLSWHVRLDTDPAQRWLRDTLRDAAR